A single genomic interval of Zunongwangia sp. HGR-M22 harbors:
- a CDS encoding DoxX family protein, with protein sequence MSNHQLAFLMARITLGINFFLHGFVRIPKLEAFANGLTQGFKGTMLPLALVEMIAYAIPFIEVILGVLIIFGIASKKSLTATAIFIIMLITGCAFKEDWSAIGTQMLYALFIFFLIKNLKYEVWAVKKSSSE encoded by the coding sequence ATGTCTAACCACCAGCTTGCTTTTCTAATGGCCAGAATCACTTTGGGAATTAATTTTTTCCTACACGGTTTTGTAAGAATACCTAAATTGGAAGCTTTTGCCAATGGACTCACACAGGGTTTCAAAGGCACAATGCTTCCCTTGGCTTTAGTTGAAATGATTGCTTACGCAATACCATTTATTGAAGTAATCTTAGGTGTGCTTATCATTTTTGGAATTGCCAGCAAAAAAAGCCTAACAGCAACGGCCATTTTTATAATCATGCTCATCACAGGCTGTGCATTTAAAGAAGATTGGAGTGCGATAGGAACACAAATGTTGTACGCGCTATTTATCTTTTTTCTTATAAAAAATCTGAAATATGAAGTTTGGGCGGTGAAGAAAAGTAGTAGTGAGTAG
- the pdeM gene encoding ligase-associated DNA damage response endonuclease PdeM — MKIIIQNNHFQLACSGVSYWEEQKALLVADVHLGKISHFRKHGSAVPQSAIQTNFDRLDEAVTEFQPEKIIFLGDLFHSALNAEWNLFENWLQNQQAEIILIAGNHDIISPIHYEELGVKIHQELQIENFRLTHHPEKKESDFNICGHIHPGYRLVGLAKQHLKLKCFFRSKNQLILPAFGEFTGAFLMKPEEEDQVFVCAQSEVIRVN; from the coding sequence ATGAAAATTATTATCCAAAATAACCATTTTCAGTTGGCGTGTAGCGGCGTTTCCTATTGGGAAGAGCAAAAGGCTTTATTGGTGGCCGATGTGCATTTGGGAAAGATTTCTCATTTTAGAAAACACGGTAGTGCCGTGCCACAATCGGCGATTCAAACCAATTTTGATCGGTTAGATGAAGCGGTAACCGAGTTTCAACCTGAAAAAATCATCTTTTTGGGCGACCTTTTTCACAGCGCGTTGAATGCCGAATGGAATTTATTTGAAAACTGGCTTCAAAATCAACAGGCTGAAATCATTCTAATCGCTGGAAATCACGATATTATTTCTCCAATTCACTATGAGGAACTCGGCGTGAAAATTCATCAGGAATTACAGATCGAGAACTTCCGTTTAACCCATCATCCGGAAAAAAAGGAAAGTGATTTTAATATCTGTGGTCACATACATCCCGGGTATCGGTTGGTCGGTTTAGCAAAACAACATTTAAAACTAAAATGTTTCTTCCGAAGTAAAAATCAACTCATTTTACCGGCTTTTGGTGAATTTACCGGTGCTTTTTTGATGAAACCCGAAGAAGAAGATCAGGTTTTTGTGTGTGCACAATCTGAAGTAATTCGAGTGAATTGA
- a CDS encoding dihydrolipoyl dehydrogenase family protein, which yields MGIEEFDVFVIGTGTAGKGVAKDCAEAGWKVAIADNREYGGTCPNRGCDPKKVLVGITEIIERSQNMMGLGISKMPEVNWQDLQKFKLKFTEAIPAATEKDLAELDIKMYHQSPKFLDENTLSVEGKTVKAKKIVIATGNKPMPLPIPGQELLLHSEDFLELEKLPESMIFIGAGYIGMEFAHIAARLGVEVTMIDTESRPLSNFDEDMVAYLTEASEKIGIKFIFNAKASKVEKLRKYLRVTAETKDGEEITAKAEVVFNTAGRVPSIDELDLEKGNVAFTNKGISVNEHLQNTSNKDVYACGDVSDSEGLPLTPLSSQESRVVSANLLGKYNKTEAHYPPQPSVVFTLPNVASVGLSEQQVKDQGYDFVIKHKSVPSWFNSKRIANQHYAFKVIKDKKTEQVLGAHLVGPDAGEMINMFVMAMCGGLSCKDLKAMIFAYPTWSNDIKGMT from the coding sequence ATGGGAATAGAAGAATTTGATGTTTTTGTCATCGGAACCGGTACGGCAGGAAAAGGCGTGGCTAAAGATTGCGCTGAAGCGGGATGGAAAGTCGCCATTGCCGATAATCGGGAATATGGTGGCACCTGTCCCAATCGCGGTTGCGATCCTAAAAAAGTTTTGGTTGGTATTACTGAAATTATCGAGCGTTCTCAAAATATGATGGGTCTTGGAATTTCAAAAATGCCGGAAGTGAACTGGCAGGATCTCCAAAAATTCAAGCTTAAATTTACCGAAGCGATTCCCGCAGCAACCGAAAAAGATTTAGCTGAACTTGATATTAAAATGTATCATCAGTCGCCAAAATTTTTAGATGAAAATACACTTTCAGTAGAAGGGAAAACGGTAAAAGCGAAAAAAATCGTTATTGCTACAGGTAATAAACCAATGCCTTTACCTATTCCGGGGCAAGAACTATTATTGCACAGTGAAGACTTTCTAGAGTTAGAAAAACTGCCAGAATCAATGATTTTTATCGGTGCCGGTTACATCGGGATGGAATTTGCGCATATCGCCGCACGCCTTGGCGTTGAAGTTACAATGATCGATACAGAATCAAGACCGCTTTCTAATTTTGATGAAGATATGGTGGCTTATCTTACTGAAGCTTCCGAGAAAATCGGAATTAAATTCATCTTCAATGCGAAAGCCTCAAAGGTTGAAAAGCTGCGAAAATATCTTCGCGTAACTGCAGAAACTAAAGATGGAGAAGAAATTACAGCAAAGGCAGAAGTTGTTTTTAATACCGCCGGGCGAGTTCCATCCATAGATGAATTAGATTTAGAAAAAGGAAATGTCGCTTTCACCAATAAAGGAATTTCTGTCAATGAACATTTACAGAACACTTCAAATAAAGATGTGTATGCCTGTGGAGATGTTTCTGATAGCGAAGGATTACCACTTACTCCGCTCTCTTCTCAGGAATCGCGCGTGGTTTCAGCAAATCTATTAGGAAAATATAACAAAACCGAAGCGCATTATCCACCACAACCTTCTGTGGTCTTCACCTTGCCTAATGTGGCTTCCGTAGGACTTTCAGAACAACAGGTGAAAGATCAGGGTTATGATTTTGTCATTAAGCATAAATCGGTTCCCAGTTGGTTCAATTCTAAACGAATTGCAAACCAGCATTACGCTTTTAAAGTGATCAAAGACAAAAAAACCGAACAGGTTCTTGGTGCTCATCTGGTGGGTCCCGATGCCGGGGAAATGATTAATATGTTTGTGATGGCAATGTGTGGCGGTCTTTCTTGTAAAGATCTAAAAGCAATGATCTTTGCCTACCCAACCTGGAGCAATGATATTAAGGGAATGACTTAA
- a CDS encoding tryptophan-rich sensory protein, with amino-acid sequence MKPKLLSVLNFISVVITLFVSYYTQAVKLNGNTMGSLSHEYFNLFTPADYAFAIWGIIYLGLLAFSGYQIFQAFGPKSDLEFLQQTKFWFLLANLANAAWVVVWLYESTGLSIFLMLLILFSLIKIILNTNMERWDAPLKIIAFSWWPICLYSGWIAVATIANIAAYLAKIGWNGGIFSEIQWTIIMIVIATILNVVMIYTRNMREFAAVGIWALFAIYMRHSEDQTLIAYVALGGAILIGINCAYHGFINRKQNPMYRMMK; translated from the coding sequence ATGAAACCAAAATTACTTTCAGTGCTCAATTTTATTTCCGTAGTGATCACACTTTTTGTGAGTTATTATACGCAAGCCGTAAAACTCAACGGAAATACGATGGGAAGTCTAAGTCACGAATATTTCAATTTATTCACTCCAGCAGATTATGCTTTTGCGATCTGGGGAATTATTTATTTAGGATTGTTGGCTTTTTCAGGCTATCAAATTTTTCAGGCTTTTGGCCCAAAATCTGACTTAGAATTTCTTCAGCAGACAAAATTTTGGTTCCTGTTAGCGAATCTCGCCAATGCCGCCTGGGTGGTGGTTTGGTTATACGAATCCACGGGCTTATCGATCTTTTTAATGTTACTGATTCTCTTTTCACTTATCAAAATTATTCTCAATACCAATATGGAACGTTGGGACGCGCCCTTAAAAATTATTGCTTTTAGTTGGTGGCCCATTTGCCTGTATTCGGGTTGGATCGCAGTAGCTACCATTGCGAATATTGCAGCTTATCTAGCCAAGATTGGATGGAATGGAGGCATTTTTTCTGAAATACAATGGACGATTATTATGATCGTAATCGCTACAATTTTAAATGTTGTAATGATTTATACTCGAAATATGCGCGAGTTTGCAGCGGTGGGCATTTGGGCGTTATTCGCAATCTATATGCGACATTCTGAAGATCAAACTTTAATCGCCTACGTTGCTCTGGGTGGCGCCATTTTAATAGGAATTAATTGTGCTTATCACGGTTTTATTAATCGAAAGCAAAACCCAATGTATCGAATGATGAAATAG
- a CDS encoding succinate dehydrogenase/fumarate reductase iron-sulfur subunit: MKLTLKIWRQENAKSKGKMVSYPIDGIEGDMSFLEMLDVLNEELVAKGEDPVEFDHDCREGICGSCSLQINGEPHGPDKLITTCQLHMRSFKDGDTIVIEPFRANAFPVVKDLIVDRTSFDRIQQAGGYVSVNTSGNTIDANSIPVNKHDADDSFAAATCIGCGACVAACKNASAMLFTSAKVSQYALLPQGQVEATDRVMNMVRQMDLEGFGNCTNTGACEIECPKGISLENIARMNREYLSASTKG, from the coding sequence ATGAAACTTACATTAAAAATATGGCGACAAGAAAACGCTAAGTCTAAAGGGAAGATGGTATCCTATCCTATCGATGGTATCGAAGGCGATATGTCTTTTCTAGAGATGTTGGATGTTTTAAATGAAGAGCTTGTTGCTAAAGGAGAAGACCCAGTAGAATTTGATCATGATTGTCGTGAAGGGATTTGTGGTTCTTGTTCATTACAAATTAACGGTGAGCCTCACGGCCCAGATAAGTTAATTACAACCTGCCAGTTGCACATGCGCTCTTTTAAAGATGGTGATACTATTGTGATCGAGCCTTTTAGAGCAAATGCGTTCCCGGTAGTTAAAGATTTGATCGTAGATAGAACTTCTTTCGATCGTATTCAGCAAGCGGGTGGATATGTTTCTGTAAATACTTCAGGAAACACTATCGATGCCAATAGTATTCCTGTAAACAAGCATGATGCAGATGATTCTTTTGCTGCAGCAACCTGTATTGGTTGTGGTGCGTGCGTTGCAGCTTGTAAAAATGCAAGTGCAATGTTATTTACTTCAGCCAAAGTTTCACAATATGCTTTACTTCCGCAGGGACAGGTAGAAGCTACAGATCGTGTAATGAATATGGTTCGCCAAATGGATCTAGAAGGATTTGGTAACTGTACAAATACCGGTGCTTGTGAAATTGAATGTCCTAAAGGAATTTCTTTAGAGAACATTGCTCGTATGAACCGTGAGTATTTATCGGCAAGTACTAAAGGATAA
- a CDS encoding DUF3427 domain-containing protein yields the protein MQTGIYEKLINKLVLSEINKLDHDQFYIKKTKIDKSEAAKILGQYLANLIKGALSLITGDDSIEKQISLANKIIYLIKEELQIQDFDDDLISVEAKILSAVFSKIDADVSDFNKHLKHITPYSRLSQSELFTGSNSGISLESEIKKEILSADKINFLVSFIKWTGIRIFENELIEFTQRGGKLQIITTTYMGATDSKAIEFLASLKNTEIKVSYNTNNERLHAKAYLFYRNSGFHTGYIGSSNLSRSALTNGLEWNLKITTQEIPHIIDKFQKTFDTYWQDKEFEFFDKKRDVVRIKKALKQEKKNDNLNVAMYFDIKPFPYQEQILEKLTTERNIHNRFKNLLVAATGTGKTIISAFDFKRFKDGDLKCKLLFIAHRKEILQQAQATFQGVLKDNNFGELWVDGIEPERFENVFVSIQTLNNRIEELDLSPEYYDFIIIDEVHHISASSYRAVLNYFNPKILLGLTATPERMDGEDILKDFNNNIAAEIRLPEALNRKLLCPFQYFGVTDNIDLSNATWRNGKYLPSELSQLYTQNDIRVNHILKNLEKYLNDIQDVRALCFCITREHAEYMAEKFSLAGLKADYLVSNRNKDRNKLIKKFKLKEINYLFVVDIFNEGIDIPEIDTILFLRPTESLTVFLQQLGRGLRLAEKKECLTVLDFVGNSRPEYDYESKFRALIGKTNTSVLKETEDDFPHLPLGCSIVLEKKAKNFILENIRRATLINKNQIIRKIQNYKHQTTLPFTLKNFTNFYHIPLQLIYKKATWKRLCELAGRGDSIENINEKEIQRAINKKWLSCNSYSYFNFIKKLASKNFKINFSTTSLNEKQMCLMLHYDVWQDAGGFKSLEESIHAIGRNKALNQEIVDLMQILIDRIDYIETPIKLPYEQPLKIHSRYTREQILAAFGFSTFKIKSSIREGVAVSKDKSTELLFITLNKSEKDFSPTTLYEDFAISEKLFHWQSQNNVKPESKKGQSYINHKEKKKKILLFVREKGVDEYGNTMGSIFLGEARIKDYYGSKPMNIKWELQEPMPPYLWKDSAKMAVG from the coding sequence ATGCAAACAGGGATTTATGAAAAGCTTATAAACAAATTAGTCCTTTCCGAAATTAATAAGCTGGATCATGATCAATTTTACATCAAAAAAACTAAAATTGACAAATCCGAGGCAGCAAAAATCCTTGGCCAATATTTAGCTAACTTAATTAAAGGGGCATTGAGCTTAATTACGGGAGATGATTCAATTGAAAAGCAAATTAGTTTAGCAAACAAAATTATTTATTTAATAAAAGAAGAGCTACAAATTCAAGATTTTGATGATGATTTGATTTCTGTAGAAGCAAAGATACTTTCTGCTGTTTTTTCTAAGATAGATGCTGATGTATCAGATTTTAACAAACATTTAAAGCATATCACTCCATATTCAAGGCTTTCTCAAAGTGAGCTTTTTACAGGTAGTAATTCTGGGATATCTTTAGAAAGTGAGATAAAAAAAGAAATCCTCTCAGCAGATAAAATAAATTTTCTAGTTTCTTTTATAAAATGGACTGGTATTAGAATATTTGAAAATGAACTTATAGAATTTACACAACGTGGAGGGAAATTACAAATTATCACTACAACTTACATGGGAGCTACAGATTCAAAAGCAATTGAATTTTTAGCATCACTTAAAAACACAGAAATAAAAGTTTCATATAATACCAATAATGAAAGATTGCACGCAAAGGCATACCTTTTTTATAGAAATTCAGGTTTTCATACCGGTTATATCGGCTCATCTAATTTATCCAGATCTGCTCTTACAAATGGATTAGAATGGAATCTAAAGATTACTACACAAGAAATACCACATATTATTGATAAGTTTCAAAAGACATTTGACACTTATTGGCAAGATAAAGAGTTCGAATTTTTTGATAAGAAAAGAGATGTCGTTAGAATAAAAAAAGCTCTAAAGCAGGAAAAGAAAAATGACAATTTAAATGTCGCTATGTATTTTGACATCAAACCTTTCCCTTACCAAGAGCAAATACTTGAAAAACTAACTACTGAGCGAAACATTCATAATCGCTTTAAAAACTTATTAGTAGCCGCAACCGGAACTGGAAAAACTATTATTTCTGCATTTGATTTTAAGCGCTTTAAAGATGGAGATTTAAAATGTAAATTATTATTTATAGCTCATAGAAAAGAAATACTTCAGCAAGCCCAAGCAACATTTCAAGGTGTTTTAAAAGATAATAATTTTGGTGAATTATGGGTTGACGGGATAGAGCCTGAGAGATTTGAAAATGTGTTTGTTTCTATACAAACTTTAAACAACCGTATTGAAGAATTGGATTTATCTCCGGAATATTATGATTTCATAATTATAGATGAAGTACATCACATATCGGCATCGAGTTACCGTGCAGTACTTAATTATTTTAATCCCAAAATTTTACTTGGATTAACTGCTACGCCAGAAAGAATGGACGGAGAAGATATTTTGAAAGATTTCAACAATAATATTGCAGCAGAAATACGTTTGCCCGAAGCACTTAACCGAAAGCTTTTATGCCCTTTTCAGTATTTTGGAGTTACAGATAATATAGATTTATCGAATGCAACTTGGCGAAACGGGAAGTATTTACCCAGCGAATTATCCCAGCTTTATACGCAAAACGACATACGTGTAAATCATATATTAAAAAATCTAGAAAAGTATTTGAATGATATCCAGGATGTAAGAGCTTTATGCTTTTGCATAACTCGGGAACACGCCGAATATATGGCAGAAAAATTCTCTCTTGCAGGATTAAAAGCCGATTATTTAGTTAGTAACCGTAACAAAGACCGAAATAAACTTATAAAAAAATTCAAACTAAAAGAAATTAATTATCTTTTTGTGGTTGATATATTTAATGAAGGAATTGATATCCCTGAAATAGATACAATTTTGTTTTTAAGGCCTACAGAAAGTTTAACAGTATTTCTACAACAGCTAGGCAGAGGTTTAAGGTTAGCAGAAAAAAAGGAATGTTTAACTGTATTAGATTTTGTTGGGAATTCTCGTCCAGAATATGATTATGAAAGTAAATTTAGGGCATTAATTGGCAAAACAAATACTTCTGTTCTTAAAGAAACTGAAGACGATTTTCCACATTTACCGTTGGGATGTTCTATTGTTTTAGAGAAGAAAGCAAAGAATTTTATATTAGAGAATATACGTCGAGCAACATTAATAAATAAGAATCAAATTATAAGAAAGATACAAAACTATAAGCATCAAACAACCTTACCCTTCACACTTAAAAATTTTACAAACTTCTATCATATACCACTTCAATTAATCTACAAAAAAGCAACTTGGAAACGTCTTTGTGAATTGGCAGGAAGAGGGGATTCTATCGAAAATATTAATGAAAAGGAAATTCAAAGAGCTATAAATAAAAAATGGCTTTCTTGCAATTCATATAGCTACTTTAATTTTATTAAAAAATTAGCATCAAAAAATTTTAAAATTAATTTTAGTACAACTTCACTTAATGAAAAACAAATGTGTTTAATGCTGCATTATGATGTTTGGCAAGATGCGGGAGGCTTCAAATCATTAGAAGAAAGTATTCATGCTATTGGAAGAAATAAAGCTTTAAATCAAGAAATAGTAGATTTAATGCAAATATTGATTGATAGGATTGACTATATAGAAACTCCAATAAAACTTCCGTACGAACAACCATTAAAGATTCATAGTAGATATACAAGAGAACAAATTTTAGCTGCCTTTGGGTTTAGCACTTTCAAGATAAAAAGTAGTATTCGTGAAGGAGTCGCTGTTTCAAAAGATAAAAGCACAGAACTATTGTTTATCACGCTAAACAAATCAGAAAAGGATTTTTCACCAACAACATTATATGAAGATTTTGCAATCAGCGAAAAACTATTTCATTGGCAAAGCCAAAATAATGTAAAACCAGAAAGCAAGAAAGGACAATCATATATTAATCACAAAGAGAAAAAAAAGAAAATTCTTCTTTTCGTAAGAGAGAAAGGTGTTGATGAATATGGAAACACAATGGGTTCTATATTTTTAGGAGAAGCTAGAATAAAAGATTATTACGGAAGTAAACCTATGAATATTAAATGGGAACTTCAAGAACCAATGCCACCTTACTTATGGAAAGATTCAGCTAAGATGGCTGTAGGCTAG
- a CDS encoding fumarate reductase/succinate dehydrogenase flavoprotein subunit has translation MSVLESKIPEGPLKDKWTKHKNDINLVNPANKRNIDVIVVGTGLAGGAAAATLAELGYNVKTFCYQDSPRRAHSIAAQGGINASKNYQGDGDSDYRLFYDTVKGGDYRSREANVYRLAEVSGNIIDQCVAQGVPFAREYGGYLDNRSFGGVLVSRTFYAKGQTGQQLLLGAYSAMNRQINRGKIQTFNRHEMMDLVLVDGKARGIIARDMITGEIQRHSAHAVVLASGGYGNVFFLSTNAMGSNVMAAWRAHRRGAYFANPCYTQIHPTCIPVSGDHQSKLTLMSESLRNDGRIWVPKKKEDAEAIREGKKKPTELSEEERDYYLERRYPSFGNLVPRDVASRAAKERCDAGFGVNKTGQAVFLDFASAIKRYGKEAAFSAGKKDASESEIIKLGKEAVEAKYGNLFQMYEKITDQNPYETPMMIFPAVHYTMGGLWVDYNLQTTIPGCYAAGEANFSDHGANRLGASALMQGLADGYFVLPYTIGDYLSGDIKTGKIPTDSPEFDAAEKDVTDRINKLMNAGGKHSVDTYHKKLGKIMWDKCGMARNEQGLKEAIEEIKALREDFWKNVKITGTADSKNAELEKAGRVADFLELGELFAKDALHRNESCGGHFREEYQTEEGEALRDDENFKYVAAWEYKGQPSDAALHKEELIFDNIELKTRSYK, from the coding sequence ATGTCAGTTTTAGAATCAAAGATACCAGAAGGGCCGCTTAAAGATAAGTGGACTAAACATAAAAATGATATTAACCTGGTAAACCCTGCCAATAAGCGTAATATTGATGTTATCGTTGTAGGTACAGGACTTGCAGGAGGAGCTGCTGCTGCAACACTTGCAGAGTTAGGTTATAATGTAAAGACTTTTTGCTACCAGGATTCTCCAAGACGTGCGCACTCTATTGCTGCACAGGGAGGTATAAATGCATCAAAAAATTATCAGGGAGATGGTGACTCAGATTACCGCCTTTTTTATGATACTGTAAAAGGTGGTGATTATCGTTCTAGAGAAGCGAATGTTTACCGTCTTGCTGAGGTATCAGGGAATATTATCGACCAGTGTGTTGCACAAGGTGTTCCTTTTGCACGTGAATATGGTGGTTATTTAGATAACCGTTCTTTTGGTGGAGTTTTGGTTTCCAGAACTTTTTACGCAAAAGGACAAACGGGTCAGCAATTATTGTTAGGAGCATATTCTGCAATGAACCGCCAGATTAATCGTGGTAAGATTCAAACCTTTAATCGTCACGAGATGATGGATCTTGTTTTGGTTGATGGTAAGGCAAGAGGAATTATTGCCAGAGATATGATTACCGGAGAGATCCAGAGACATTCGGCTCACGCAGTTGTATTGGCTTCAGGAGGTTATGGTAATGTGTTTTTCCTTTCTACCAATGCGATGGGAAGTAATGTGATGGCAGCCTGGAGAGCTCACCGTAGAGGTGCTTACTTTGCAAATCCATGTTATACGCAAATACACCCAACTTGTATTCCTGTTTCAGGAGATCATCAGTCTAAATTAACTTTGATGTCTGAGTCTCTACGTAATGATGGGCGTATTTGGGTTCCGAAGAAAAAAGAAGATGCAGAGGCAATTAGAGAAGGAAAGAAAAAGCCTACCGAGCTTTCTGAAGAAGAAAGAGATTATTACTTAGAGAGAAGATATCCTTCATTTGGTAACCTTGTACCTCGCGATGTAGCCTCTAGAGCTGCAAAAGAACGTTGTGATGCAGGTTTTGGAGTTAATAAAACTGGCCAGGCTGTATTTTTAGATTTCGCCAGTGCAATAAAACGTTACGGAAAAGAAGCGGCATTCTCGGCTGGTAAAAAAGATGCATCTGAATCTGAAATTATTAAACTAGGTAAAGAAGCTGTAGAAGCTAAATATGGTAACCTTTTCCAGATGTATGAAAAGATTACCGATCAAAATCCTTACGAAACACCAATGATGATCTTCCCGGCAGTACATTATACGATGGGAGGTCTTTGGGTAGATTATAACCTACAAACAACAATTCCTGGATGTTACGCTGCCGGAGAAGCCAACTTCTCAGATCACGGTGCTAACAGATTGGGAGCTTCTGCTTTAATGCAAGGACTTGCAGATGGTTATTTCGTTCTGCCTTATACAATAGGTGATTATCTTTCAGGCGATATTAAAACCGGTAAAATCCCAACAGATTCTCCAGAATTTGATGCTGCTGAAAAAGACGTTACAGACCGAATCAATAAACTGATGAATGCTGGCGGAAAACATTCTGTAGATACTTACCATAAGAAATTAGGTAAGATCATGTGGGATAAGTGTGGTATGGCGCGTAATGAGCAAGGTCTTAAGGAAGCTATTGAAGAAATTAAAGCTTTAAGAGAAGATTTCTGGAAAAACGTAAAAATTACCGGAACTGCAGATAGTAAAAATGCTGAATTAGAAAAAGCAGGTCGTGTGGCCGATTTCCTTGAACTAGGAGAACTTTTCGCTAAAGATGCATTACATAGAAATGAGTCTTGTGGAGGGCACTTTAGAGAAGAATATCAAACCGAAGAAGGTGAAGCTTTAAGGGACGATGAAAACTTTAAATATGTAGCTGCCTGGGAATATAAAGGACAACCAAGCGATGCAGCGCTTCATAAAGAAGAGCTTATTTTTGATAATATCGAATTAAAAACAAGAAGTTATAAATAG
- a CDS encoding Eco47II family restriction endonuclease: MASNKYVDFVSDEHLLSCVENIYNAYARAKAKFTKAKFYSNKVDTFKLTFDAKFNELSEEDLIKAEVKRQIDKSVNNAIGSFHEQVLGGIEGYELGNLSGFDIKAKDNSLFVIFGNTDISHNISDAIFEKLANAARVFSKAKFYYVLLDDLSDTNEKWIIGHEEYSVSQKRVFRISLKQFYSLITQRKDSLSKLQTVIPVIVNDYISSLQPS; encoded by the coding sequence ATGGCTTCAAATAAATATGTTGATTTTGTTTCAGATGAGCATTTGCTTAGTTGTGTAGAAAATATATACAATGCTTATGCCAGAGCAAAAGCTAAATTCACTAAAGCAAAATTTTATAGTAATAAAGTAGATACTTTTAAATTAACCTTTGATGCAAAATTTAATGAGCTATCTGAGGAAGATCTTATTAAAGCCGAAGTTAAAAGACAAATAGATAAATCTGTAAATAACGCTATTGGATCATTTCATGAACAAGTTTTAGGAGGAATTGAGGGATATGAGCTTGGTAATTTATCTGGATTTGATATCAAAGCGAAAGATAATAGTTTGTTTGTTATTTTTGGAAATACAGATATTTCTCATAACATTTCAGATGCTATTTTTGAAAAATTAGCTAATGCAGCTAGGGTGTTTTCAAAAGCAAAATTCTATTACGTATTGTTAGATGATTTATCTGATACTAATGAAAAATGGATTATAGGTCACGAAGAGTATAGTGTAAGTCAAAAACGAGTTTTTCGAATCTCCTTAAAACAATTCTATAGTTTGATCACGCAGCGGAAAGATTCCTTATCAAAATTGCAGACTGTAATACCTGTTATTGTTAATGATTATATTTCTAGCCTACAGCCATCTTAG
- a CDS encoding SDR family NAD(P)-dependent oxidoreductase → MDYQLKDKKVFISGSTKGIGYTAAKTIALEGAEVIINGSSQDSVNASLEKLRKETDSKKISGIACDFSKTEEIDALVTQLGSVDVLINNVGIFANKEFFDTTDEDWQQFYDINVMSGVRLSRALMPKMMENGWGRIIFISSESALSIPVEMVHYGMTKTAMLAISRGLAEMTTGTGVTVNSVLPGPTRTEGLEKDVPEDQSFEDFQKEFFENDRPTSILKRFADPQEVANMVAYVASPLSSATNGAKLKVEGGVVKYI, encoded by the coding sequence ATGGATTATCAATTAAAAGACAAAAAAGTATTTATTTCAGGATCAACCAAAGGTATTGGATATACTGCGGCAAAAACCATTGCTCTAGAAGGTGCTGAAGTTATTATTAACGGGAGTTCACAGGATTCAGTAAATGCTTCTTTAGAAAAACTTAGAAAAGAAACAGATAGTAAAAAAATAAGCGGAATTGCCTGTGATTTTAGCAAAACTGAAGAAATAGATGCACTAGTCACACAACTTGGCAGTGTAGATGTTCTAATCAATAATGTTGGAATTTTCGCCAATAAAGAGTTTTTTGACACAACAGATGAAGACTGGCAGCAGTTTTACGACATCAACGTAATGAGTGGCGTAAGACTATCACGGGCTTTAATGCCAAAAATGATGGAAAATGGATGGGGAAGGATCATCTTTATTTCTAGTGAAAGTGCTTTAAGTATCCCCGTGGAAATGGTTCACTACGGAATGACAAAAACAGCAATGCTGGCAATTTCTAGAGGTTTAGCTGAAATGACTACCGGAACAGGAGTAACCGTAAACAGCGTTTTACCCGGTCCCACACGAACAGAAGGCTTAGAAAAAGACGTTCCGGAAGATCAATCTTTTGAAGATTTTCAGAAAGAATTCTTCGAAAACGATCGGCCAACATCGATCTTAAAACGCTTTGCCGATCCACAGGAAGTGGCTAATATGGTCGCTTACGTTGCGAGTCCGCTTTCCTCGGCTACCAACGGCGCAAAATTAAAAGTTGAAGGCGGAGTTGTGAAGTATATATAG